ATTGACTTCCAAGTTCTAATTTCAAAACTATTCATCCCTTTGAAAATAATATGTGAATGAATTTGCTGAGAGGCAACAGGAAGGTGTTTTGCAGAGCGACACTACAATGAATCCACTCTTATGTATAGTAACATAGCATCTACTTCAGAAATGTGATTAATATTGAATTAATTGTGTCACTCATGGCGTACTGAGCAGCCATGTCACAATAAGGTCAATTTCCTGGTTTACATCAGTGCTCTTTGACAAAATGTGTTGCCGTCTCACGTGATGATGGTGTGACTGCTTGACTTTTAAAGCACATGTTTCCACCGTGTCAATAAAAGCTGAGGATTAATATCTTCGTAAAAGGCAGGGAACTAGTGCACTTTTACCCAATAAAGTGTGTTGTAACTATTTGTTCTTTTACGATTTCAGGCTCCTCAAAGCAAAACCAGTACCCAATCCTTCCAAATACTTTCAAACGCTTCACTCTGTCCACAGTGGAAATCTGAAGGTAAAGACTACATAAACAACTAATATGAATGTAACAGCAGAACAGTTACTAGCTGGACAAACACAGAATCTTCTAATGAGTCTGGCTCTTTTTATCTCCAGAAATGGCTGAATCCTCATTATGCTGCTGAAATCTCGGACGCTACCCAGCCTCTCGACCACATCTCCCCAGTGGAGGTGTGTGAGAGCTGCGATACGAGTCCTTTCACCTCCAGCTCCACCTGTGTCCCACCACCTCCGAGCCCGCTGCACCCAAACAGGCTCGTAGAGAACTCCTCCTCTGCTTCATCATGCTTCTCTAACTTGGACTACTTTGTGTCGAGCTCCTCCGGCAGCTCCCTTCAAACCAATCCCAAACCCGCCAACTTCACCTACAAGGACGAGGCCCACGTTCTGCACAAGGCCCAACACCTTCACCTCTCTCTCCACCCGTGCCCTGCCTTGACCGATGAGTCCCCGAGATGCGAGAGCTTGAAGAGTGGCACACAAAGCCCGGATTCAGGCTTCTGCCTCGGAAAGGAAGATGTGGACGTCAAAGAACAGAGATGGGATGCGACTGGAGAGGAGGACCACCTCAGCTCCTCCAACCTAAGCCTTCCTCTCAATATTCCTGTCCAGATAAGCAGCCCCTCCTCTCCTCCTTCTCTGtgtcagatatcaccagataaCGCTCATATGCAAACGCCAATGCTTGCTGCTTATGTTGGCGCTGCAGGCTGGGCTGTTGCTAGTGCAATGTACAGGTCTTCCTCCATGCCAGTGGAATCCAACAAAGCGGGTTATTTCATCCTCCAAGAGATACAAACTACTTCCAGCAATGCATCTATCTGAACTCTGTGCAAGCAAAAATATCCTTGttgctgctgaaaaccaagatATACTAGAAAatgtgggtggggggtgtggtGGGGGGATAAGGAGAGCAGTGCTtggcgctttgaatttcactcGTATCGcgtttttccccaaaaatagcAATAAATCATCTGTTTCACAGTTGAATGCCgcctattagtccaaaatatgcatatttaagcaaatgtaatgtatgtttggcctaaattaagcactttcaagcataaaaatggctaaataaacaaaaacagaaatgtaaggcattcagaagacgcattcaaagaccttgtAATCTAGAGTAGAGtaatctacactggtcactaggtgtcagtaatgttaccgtaatgttcGCTGAGACTCACAAGCACCAGGTCTGATCGCCAGGACAACtttaattgcaggtttgaatgatctcacaacggcaagctaaaactcaactctgagccccgaaagtcacttcctgtctgctcccCACTCATCTCCCCTACCACCGgaacacattcacagcaacacacaggaCCAGGAGTCTGATTAATGTCTTAaataccttattttctcttattatgtctactatattgggtaatagcagtgtaaaggtgactttacaggggtgttattttatgtctagggggctctaataatgttaaaaaacatatttagaaggtcgtaaacagttttcctatgctctaactacaaaaaggactcctactttgtggaaattcactgatcacggccgggtctggaaccaattggccgcgataaacgagggacgactgtactgttttTGTGTCAGCAGGGGTTGTCAGCTGCTCATCATTCGGATTATGTTTGTGCATTGTAATTGGGAGGTACGCAACACGTGAGCTGTGCTTTTATTTGAGCCATAGGAAGTCTCCTATCGCTCACTTATCTCATGTCAGACAACGTTTAAGGCTATGAAAACGCCAAAGTAAAAGATGTACTGCTTGATGCTGTCACTTGCTTGTACCACCGAATAAATGACGTCACGCGCTGATGCCACTGATTCTAATTGTGTTGATTCCATCTCGTGTCTTTCAGCTATTGTCTGCACTCATGCAGTACATTTCCAGTGTTCTCAGTATGTTGAgaccaaaacaaacaataaagaaaaaaaaatggggtcACCCTGTGACTTCCTGTGTCGCTGTGTGGAAAGTGGGGCTGAAGACCACGTGCATACACGCGTGAGCGTCTATAGCATTGAGTGTTTACGTGTCCTGTCAGGTGGTGCCGGCGCCGTGTGCAGCGTGTGTATTTGCGTGTGGTTTGACATTTAATGCTGACACGGACGGCACCATACGTTCATTTCACACACGCAGCTAAGAGTGTCAGCGAGGAAACTGCAGTGGTGATCGTGTCAAAACTAGACAAAAATTCCTGTGGAAATTTTGAATGGGCCTGCTACCTGTCGCTAACCTACGGCCCGGTGTGTGTAGCTGTGACTTTTACAGTAACAGCTAACAGCTAGCAAGAAGCATGACTGGCTGCATTGCTCTGCAGGCAGGCCCACAGTGAAGGTCGTGGCGCTACGTCAACACGAATAAGCGTTGATCGATGAAAAGATTACATTAAACATGGAATCAGTCAAACCAATTTGAGAAGTAACGAAGGAACAAGAGTCGGGAGAGCCTGAGGTCACTTGGTGTAATGGCCAACAttaacattagcttacatgtGTTATacagtgccctgcgattggctggcgagcagtccagagtgtaccccacctctcggccgaagtcagctgggataggctccagcataccctaatgATGAtaaagcggcattgaaaatggatggatggatggatgtgttgtACATGTAAAACCACCGTATGCTATGatgtcaaaaaagccaaagaaaaagctaaagaaaCATTGAAAACACTTGACAAGGCAACAGAAGACAAACAGTCTTACAGTACTTTGCACACAAGTGAGGAAAgaagttaataaaaaataactgcACAACGAAAAGAGTGGGGGTTCTTCTCTTGGCGTGGCCTGAAGGGTGGGTTCCTAATCAAGTGgccgttttcaactttgttcgtCAATTTCGTTGCCACGGCTACGTAAAATGTTATAAACTATAAATAGTAAACTTCCCCTCATCAAGACCTATCCGGTGATATGCTGGAGTACTTTGCGCAGTATGGGCTCAAGGTGGGGGTCCTAATCAAGTGGTCCGTTTTCAAGCATGCTCGTCAATTATTTCGCCACGGTTACGCCAAATGTTACAAACTAGAAATGGCCCGCTTCACCTCATCGAGGCCCTTCTGGTGACATGAAATGCGTTGGGGTTCTTCGCACGGTATGGGCCGAAGGCGGGGTTCCTAATCAAGTGGCTTGTTTTCAACCTTGTCCGTAAATCATGTCGCCCTGGATAAGCAAAATGCTACACACTGCAAACAGCACACTTCGCCTGATCAAGACCTACCCGGTGATAAAACATGTGTTGGGGTTCTGACTTTTGAGCATCCAAAAATGGTGGTCAATTTTCCATCACTGTATGTGAGCATGTCGGGTGGGAGTGGGTCTGTGtaaggcagtgtgtgtgtgtgtgtgtgtgtgtgtgtgtgtatgtgtgtgtaggtgtctgtgtgtgtgtgtgtgtgtgtgtgtgtttgcagctgCAGCTGGACGAAAATTCTGTGAGGAATTCCCTCAGCGGACAGGAAACGGACATAAAGAAAGTGCACGTGTTCAGCTAAAACTGCAACAAAAACATACACTCCACTTACCTTTCCCAAGCTTATCACTTCCTTGCTCACACGTGTTTTGACACTTTCCAGTCGGCTTTCGACTCTTCCATTTTGCatatcatgatgatgatgaggaggaaggGGCAGGCCTTAACGTTCCTTCCCAAATAAACAGAGGCTGGTGAAGTAGGCTACTGGGATAACAgaaggaaacatttttttaaaaagtctctcacacgcatgcacacggagGAAGGGAGGCT
This genomic interval from Dunckerocampus dactyliophorus isolate RoL2022-P2 chromosome 18, RoL_Ddac_1.1, whole genome shotgun sequence contains the following:
- the il2rb gene encoding interleukin-2 receptor subunit beta isoform X3, producing MMGTVQLRLILAALFSLHALDCEATLQGLSCVNDFIDNVTCTWDSSSADPSRDCWITGHKKMQFRKDGVTRASIISRSCRVKERASSPPGCSFVFESNKFTPFEKMPNISLTCDRLVVLSLKDYLITSHIQMHPPGLPNVTRADNDTVIWWGPSSPLSEFLNVFDYQVHIQQSGPKLKKAHMWSTSEAQVRIPAWQLKGEYQVRVRVKPANREGSQWSEWSPTTSWVTESENQGWGLDPTFLIFTVCIISAVFIVVMLAVYKSIVSKRLLKAKPVPNPSKYFQTLHSVHSGNLKKWLNPHYAAEISDATQPLDHISPVEVCESCDTSPFTSSSTCVPPPPSPLHPNRLVENSSSASSCFSNLDYFVSSSSGSSLQTNPKPANFTYKDEAHVLHKAQHLHLSLHPCPALTDESPRCESLKSGTQSPDSGFCLGKEDVDVKEQRWDATGEEDHLSSSNLSLPLNIPVQISSPSSPPSLCQISPDNAHMQTPMLAAYVGAAGWAVASAMYRSSSMPVESNKAGYFILQEIQTTSSNASI